Below is a window of uncultured Ilyobacter sp. DNA.
AAGAGGCCTGTAAGAACTATGGGCGACACAAGATTATGAAAGAATCTGAAGATTATCTATATGTAGTTTTTATAACTGGGATAATGAGATATCGAGACGATGTAGAATTTTATTTTGATGCTGAAAACAAGATTATTCACTATCGTTCACAGAGCAGAATAGGTTATTCAGATATGGGATTAAATCGAAAAAGGTATAATGCACTAGCAGAGTTTTATTATAAAAATAAATAATAAACTACTCAAGTTGCTACTTTAAAGAGATCCTGATAAATTACTGAATTTCTCTAAAAGCAAAGGAATATATTTTAGCAGGAGATGCATCTCCTTACATGATTGAGAACTATTCCATGTTTTGCCACTTGGTATTTCAGGGTAGTGGTTACATCTTTTTTAACATGTCCTTCAAAATTTTAATTTCAAGATTTCTTTCTGCGGATATCTATTTTAATACTTTACTTTAAGCCTCTAGAGACTTATTGATTTTGTTTAATTCCTCTTGATCTTCTCTAGCTCCCTGAGTCAGTTTCTTTTTCCATCCCCTAATAGTACTTTCTGCAAGGTTGTATTTAGTTGCTACAGCCCTTCTGTTTTTAACAAGTCTAACTTCTTGTAATATTCTTTCCTTTTCTTCCATCGTGTATCTTCTTCTAGTCATCTCTTTGTTCCTTGATATTATTGTAAATCCATTATATATTAATTTGCGCAAGAGTCCAACATTTCTAAGGGTCAATAAAGATATATCTATTTGACAATGTATAATATACAAAGTAAAATTTAAAATATAGTGGCAACATGATAAATAAAACAAAAATATAAATTGACCATAATTAGAAAGGAGGAACAAGATAGAATTATGAGAAATTACTGGTATTCTTCACAAATATCTCTAATAAATAAATCATGTCAGCGTTTTCCCGGAGGAAGGGATTCAGTTCGTCTGATTGAGATAGGTCTCCTTGGCATTATGCTGACGCTTGCCATTTTCGATATCACTTGGGCAGCTGACCTCAAAACGGACCCCTTCAAGAATTTGATTGTCACCGATTTGACTGTGTCGCGTCCTGCAATCTCTGGGAAACGTCGTTTTGTCACGGGTAATTGCACCGTCAAGAATGTCGGCACACAACGTATAACTCCGAAAGTTCTAGCCATGTTTCTAGTGGATGAAAACGGTAAAGAAGAAATATTCCGTTTTGCACCGCAGTATGATCCACCGGGAGGCGTACCGACGGTAAGAAAGAGGTGGGAATCACTGATCAACGGTATCCTGCCCGGGAAAAGTTTTGCTTTTCGTCGGTTCGGGAAGATCCAGAAGAATTCTGAGACCTATTCCTGTGTGGTTAAAGCTCAGAATGAGAAGGACCAGTGGTATCCACTAGCATTTGCTGACGGTCACCCGGCCTCGGTCTCACTGCGAACGATCTCAGAACGTTTGGCACCTACGGTGACATACGAAGTCAAAGAACTCAATTCAAACCATGTTGATCCGCATGTCTACCCAAGTGGTGAAACAATCAAACTTAAGTTACTGCCAATGTTAAGCGGCGGCCCGGATGCAAGGTCGTTGGTGAGTTCATTGAAAATAACCCCGGGAGCAAAGCCCTTCAGGATGACCGATACCAATAAAGCAAAGGATTTGATTCTCGGTGACGGTAGTGCCCAAATGGAGTGGGAAGGTAGATCTCAACAGGGCTTCTTCGCCGATTTCTGGAAGGTTGCCGAAAACAAAAGGTATTTGGACATTGAAGTTGAATTTAGCAAAGCGATTGAGCTTCAGTCCCTATCCTTGATAGGCCTTCATCATAACAGGTTCTATGGCTTTATGGATCCCGCCCTCAGCGTGGTTAATTCAGAAGGTTCGGTTACTAAAATCCAAGTGATCCCAATCCAGGAAGGTGACAACTGGAAAATAATCGCCAAGCTGGATGAGAGCGTATCGGCACGTAGTCTACGTTTACGTGTCGGTACACCCTACAAGATTTGCATTAGGTCGCTCATCATTAATATGAACTCAGAAGCCCTGTTTAAAAATAGCAAGAAGACCATTTCTACCGCGCAATGGAAGGATGGTTTCGGCAAGCCGTTGTCCCAGCCGAAGTCGTTGAAGTTGTTTCAGGAGAACACCATCGTTTCACCGCCGGATCTGGATCCCGGTTACTATGGGCTAGACATTACGACCCGTATCCCTGGTATGGACGAAAAGATACGAGAATATGGTTTTGTGGTAGTACCTTCCGTAAAATCCGTACCGACGGGTAAGCCAAATGATGTTGTGAAGACCAATCCGCGGTTCGGCATGGTACATGCGAGCCTGAAAGATGCCAATCTTGGCTTCAGTGAGATAAAAACCCTTACGGCTTCGAGCTATGATGCTAAGAACGAAAAACTTGATGCTGCTAGTTGGCATAATGCCATCGAGTATCGCAGACAACGTGGCTTTACTGAACTGCCACTGAGCGTCGGTGACCCATGGAGTAGCGACCCCACTCACCCCATAGGCGAAGATCAATTGCATAGGCTAAGAAGGAAGATGAAGCAGTATTTCGAGGTTACGCCCGAGCTGCATTGGGAGCTCGGTATTGAGGAGAACTTGTCGTGGCGTGCAAATCGAGGTACCTGGACACACTACTGGGCAAACCTAGCTGCCAAAGCTAAGGTTGTCCGTGAAGCAGCTGACCAAACAGATGCCCACATTAAGCTGATTTATCAGATTGCCGAGATTGACCCACATTGTGTTGATGAATTCCTTTCGAGCGAAGCAGCAGAGTATTTTGACATTCTTTCCCTGCATCCCTATCCCTGGCCGGATTTTCCTCCTCCAGAAAACTGGATGCCTAAGTATTTGTCGACAGTTTACACGTTGATGGAGAAGTACAAACAAAAGAAGCCGGTTTGGTTTACGGAATACGGTTCGGCACAGGACAACACCCCAGGGAAAGACTTCTTTGGCTATGAACATATATATAATCGTGGCGTAAGCCGTTCAGAAAACATGGCTTTCGTGGTTAGAAGCCATCTCGTGGCATTTCGCTCAGGTGTCGAGAAGATCTTCTGGTACAACTACAAAGATAGAGGCTCGAACCCTCAATATCCTGAAGACAACTTCGGCCTGGTGGATCATTGGGGCTATCCCAAACCTGGTTATGCTGCCTATGCTACCATGACACGGGTGTTGCGGAACAAGATACTAAAGGAACCTACAGCTCACAATAACAATACGGACACCGACATCCAGGTCTTTCATTTCAGTGGTACTAATCAAAACTGTCTCGTAGTATGGACGTATCCGGCGAAGGAAAAAGAAATTTCCCTAGACAGACTTGGAATCACCTCGACCAATGTAGCGCAGGTTCTCAATGTGGATGGTAAGCCGGTGTCTCTGCGCGAAAATACAATCACTATCAGTGGCTATCCTGTTTATCTCATCGTTGACAAATAACATGAACCAACAGAATCTAGTAGTGCCGGCATGGCTAGATTCTGTTTAATGCTTAATGTTGGGATGATAAGTTCAGTCCGTAAAGTATACAATATTTTTCTAGCTTTTCAGGATAAACAGGGAGCTATGATGACGTATGTTGATAGAAAGTCAGGATATGGACTTGTAGAGCTAATGGATAACAGAAAGGCTGCAACATTTAATTAAGTGACTTTAGAGGCTTTTAAAGAGATACCGAGTAAGTTTATTAAAACTTTTACATCTAATAATGGGAAAGAATTTACAGGATTTAAAGAGCTCGAAAAAAAATTAAATGTTGAGTGTTATTTTGCAAAGCCGTATCATTCTTGGGAAAGAGGATGTGATGAGAATTACAACGGATTACTTCGAAGATATTTTCCAAAGGGAAGGATTTTTTTTAAGTTAACAAAAGAAGAGGTAAGAAAAGTGATGTAAGTACTTAATCATAGACCGAGAAAACTTCTAGGTTGGAAAACACCCCATTGAAGTATTTTGGGGTGAAATCCAATAGTGTTGCATTTAATTTGACAATCCAGGAGTTAAGAAAAAGAGGAATTTTATGCAGCATGTAATGGGAGTTATTATAGTATTTACGACATTCGGTTGTATTTCAGCCCCGAAAGATCTCGGAGTAAAATTAGGAAAATCATCTCCAAATGGTGTTTCTTCACAGACAGACCAGATAAAAAAAACAGGTAGATCCCCTGATGCTAGATATCCCATTAATTGATTCAAAACAAATAATTAAAGAAGCCTGCAAGGCCCATGGAAAACACAAGATCATAACAGAAACCGAAGACTATTCATATCTAGTTTTTATGACTCTATAATAATAATTGGGGGTTAGATATGAATTTTATTTTTCAAATTAGACACTTTAATTGATAGTTTTCCAACGTAATGTTTTATTAAGTACTTATGTGCTTCTTTAACTTTATCTAAGTCAAATACCTTATCTATATGGGGGATAATTTCTCCGTTTTCGATATATTTGTGCAACCTGTTAATTATATCCTTGTCAGAATCTCCATTATATCCAATAATATCAACATCGTTTCTTTTTTCAGGTTCTGGAAAAACACCATTGGGATAGGCTACTTTTCCATCAAAACAGAATTTTTCAATAAATTTATTGATA
It encodes the following:
- a CDS encoding DUF1499 domain-containing protein, which encodes MKYVIEIILVFMTFGCISAPKDLGVKSGKLSPLKSSPNGVSSQTDQVKKHVDPLVLDIPVSDAKKIIKEACKNYGRHKIMKESEDYLYVVFITGIMRYRDDVEFYFDAENKIIHYRSQSRIGYSDMGLNRKRYNALAEFYYKNK
- a CDS encoding transposase, with translation MTRRRYTMEEKERILQEVRLVKNRRAVATKYNLAESTIRGWKKKLTQGAREDQEELNKINKSLEA
- a CDS encoding IS30 family transposase — encoded protein: MTLEAFKEIPSKFIKTFTSNNGKEFTGFKELEKKLNVECYFAKPYHSWERGCDENYNGLLRRYFPKGRIFFKLTKEEVRKVM